The Elusimicrobiota bacterium genome segment ATTTCCATCGCGGTTCCTTGCGGGGCCGAGGTTAGCGAGTTTGAGGCCATCGTGGAGTCCTATCAGAAATCCGAATTTGATCAAACGCAATTGAGGATTCTGGAGTCTCTGTCCAACCCGTCATTCGATTTATATAAGACCCCGCTACTATTGCTTTTGGCTTCGTCCTATTTGGAGATGGGGGAGGTCGACCAAGCCGAGGTTTTGCTTAACGGCCTCCGCGGCATGACGCCACCCTTGAACTCAAGCGAGGCTTTTAATCTTTTGGAAGCGCGATCAGAGGAAAGGGGCGGAAATTCTGATAAGGCGCTGCTCTCCCTCCAAAAAATTAACTCTGACCGATCGGTTTTTAAAAGCGCTTGCTTGTTGGAAACGCAGGGGCAAAGTTACGCGGCCATTCTTAAATATCAACAATTGCTGGAATCTTTTCCCAACAGTCGGTTGACCGCGCCGAGCCGCCTGGGGCTGGCGCGGTCTTACCTAACGCTTCGAGAATTTGATCATGCGCGACGGCAATTGGAGGGAGTCTCCGATCTTCCGGCAGATCTTAAGGCGCTCCAATCTTATCTCAGCGGGTCGCTTGCGTTTCAGACGGATAATTTTAAAGAGGCGCGCCGCTTTTTCTCAATGATTGATGATCGCGCGCCTCCGGCCCTTTTCGCCGCGTCGCGCCTGCTGGACGGACTTAGCGCTTTAAGAGATGGAAACGAGTCCGACGGCCAACAAATCTTAACCTCTCTTCTCACAAGCAAAGAAACAGACGCCGCCTTCCAAGCCTCCTTTGAACTCGTTAAACATTATTTGATCACCTCCCGTCCGGAAAGCGCGGTCTCTGTCTGCAACACCCTCTTACCGGCCTTAAGCAGAGATCCCCGGAAATCCGAGATTCTTCTCTTGCGAGGCATCTCCTACGAACGAGCCGATCAGACAGACCAGGCGGTGAAAGATTTTCAAGAAGTCATGCAAGTGGGGAAAAAAGAAACAGTTGCCAAGGCGTTTGTCTTGACGGCTTCCGCTCTATGGACAAACCGTCAATTTGACCGTTTGACCACGGAGTTTTCCGCCGATCTCAAAACCCACCGTCAGAATCAGAAAGCAAATGCCGCGTCTCAAGGCCCCCGGGCGCTGGAGTTTGAAGTATGCGATCTCTTGGTTGGAGAGGCCCATCTGAAAGGGAGACGTTATGCCGAAGCCGAGAAAATTTTTGAAGAGCTGCTGTTAAAACCTCTATCCCCCCATCTCAGTTCGAAAGCCACCGGAGGACTGGTGGCGGCTCTGGTGGCCCAACAGAAATATGGAGAGGCGGAAAAACGTCTTGATGAATTGATGGTGCGCTTTGGCGATGATCGAGCCGTCGTCAAATTCGGCCTTCTGGCGCAGGCGCATCTCTTTTGGAACAAAGGATCCTACGCGGAGGCCGCCTCGTCCTACACGAAATACGCGGAGATGTTTCCGGACGATGAAGACGCGCCGCTGGCTTTCTACATGACGGGCCGATGCCAGGAAAAAACCGCTGACCTCACGGCTTTCACAACTTGGGACGAACTCTCAAAACGATATCCGACCTCCGCTTACGCCCCTCGCGCGCTGGTTCGCTCCGCCTCCTTCGCGGAGCGATTGGGAGACAAAAATCGAAGCGCGGTTTACTATCAGAAAATGGCTCGAACAGGCGAATCCCCGATGGTTGAAGTCGCGCTCCTTCAGATCGGCCTCAACAGACTTAAGAGCAATCAAGATGAAGAGTCGATTCGAACCCTCAATCAATTCATGGATCGTTATCCGTATTCGATCCATTCAGCGGAGGCGGTTCAAGGGATCACCGAGGCTTACCAACAGATCGCCTATGTGGAACCGCAGCAACTTCCGAAATTGGCTGTCCAATTCGCTTCAAGCCCCACCACCGGAGAGGCTTATTACTGGATGGGCGTAAAAGAAAAAGATCCCGCTAAAGCGCTTATCCATTTTCAAAAAG includes the following:
- the bamD_2 gene encoding Outer membrane protein assembly factor BamD — protein: MIEKSSPLKIELPADFSSTFRQVSFFVVTLISIAVPCGAEVSEFEAIVESYQKSEFDQTQLRILESLSNPSFDLYKTPLLLLLASSYLEMGEVDQAEVLLNGLRGMTPPLNSSEAFNLLEARSEERGGNSDKALLSLQKINSDRSVFKSACLLETQGQSYAAILKYQQLLESFPNSRLTAPSRLGLARSYLTLREFDHARRQLEGVSDLPADLKALQSYLSGSLAFQTDNFKEARRFFSMIDDRAPPALFAASRLLDGLSALRDGNESDGQQILTSLLTSKETDAAFQASFELVKHYLITSRPESAVSVCNTLLPALSRDPRKSEILLLRGISYERADQTDQAVKDFQEVMQVGKKETVAKAFVLTASALWTNRQFDRLTTEFSADLKTHRQNQKANAASQGPRALEFEVCDLLVGEAHLKGRRYAEAEKIFEELLLKPLSPHLSSKATGGLVAALVAQQKYGEAEKRLDELMVRFGDDRAVVKFGLLAQAHLFWNKGSYAEAASSYTKYAEMFPDDEDAPLAFYMTGRCQEKTADLTAFTTWDELSKRYPTSAYAPRALVRSASFAERLGDKNRSAVYYQKMARTGESPMVEVALLQIGLNRLKSNQDEESIRTLNQFMDRYPYSIHSAEAVQGITEAYQQIAYVEPQQLPKLAVQFASSPTTGEAYYWMGVKEKDPAKALIHFQKVLKDYPRTPSFARALFYKGQAELDLKDYRQALVSLGEFTKSSRDPDLKVIAQFQRAGALMKAGFPDEACLAYERVAKDAPTSTYASESYLRWAQILETKGDYEGQARVYELFLREFPNNKKANEVYWRLGHIKRRAGAYQVAMNYYRKVVPSEGAITAQDLESAIKSLEKISESQARP